Genomic segment of Sodaliphilus pleomorphus:
ATGGGAAAAGTCGGTCCACACAAATGGTGACGAGAAAAACCCAATTTCTATATATTGCAATGTAAAAAATGATTCAATCTGTGTAATGGATTACAGTTTTGATGGCTGGCGCGCTCGAATGTCAACAGGCTTCACAAAATACCGGGGGTGGCTGTATTGGTTCAACACCATGCTGCCCGGGGGCTTGATGCGGGGCTACACCACATCTCCTCCCACAACCCGCAAGTTCCACATAAGCAACTACCAGTTTGCCGACATTTTCCCTTACAGAGTTGTATATGACTACAAAAACAGGAAGTTTCTGCACAAGTGTGCCACGGCAAAATACTGAGCTGCGGTATCGCCGGTGCCGAGACTCAAGGCCATGCAACTTGAACATGAAATTGCTGGTTCACATGTATGTGACCAGCCCATTACATCAGGTCCTGCCAGCAACAGCGACCTATGGCTCATTACAGATGTTTTCAAAAAAAAATGCAACATGAAATTGACTTGTATAAAAACTGCTGTCGCAATGGTTATTTTGTTGTGCAGCCACATCAATTGCCTCTCCCAGGGCACCTATGAAATCGATCTTTATGCCGTCACCTTCACCGCCGAAATACCTGAAGTGAAGGTGGATCAATTGTTGCTGAGAGAAATCCACAACTTCATATTTAGCGACAAAACCGACAAGCAGGCCCAACGGCTGAAAGCCAACCACCAAGACGACGACAGCCACTATATTATGGTTTCGTGTCGCGTTTACAACGATTCAATTTGTGAGATTTATTTCAATATTGATGGCATCCGCGACTGCATATCTGCGGGCTTCACAAAGTACAATGGGTGGCTGTATTGGTTCAACGACATGTTGCCCGACGGGTTGATGCTGGGTTACTCAGCCTCTCCTCAGGTAACACGCCGATTCTTTGTAGACAATAATAAAGCAAACTACCTGACTTCCCACAAGTTTGTGTATAACTACAAAAAATGCAAAATCACGAGTAAATGGTATAGGAAAAAACGTATATACTGAGGCATGCAACACTACCAATAATAACTAACAAACACTGAAACAAAAATGACGAAAACTGCCAAACGACTGCTGCTGGCGGCAATGCTGCTGCTGGCAAGCGTGCCGGCCACCAAGGCCGGCGAGAGCCTGGGAGCCTACTTGAAGGCGGGCTTCAACATGTCGAACTACGTGATGGGCGAGATGCCCCACGGCATGAAGCCGGGGTTCCACTTCGGGGCAGGCTACGAGTACCGCATGGCGCCACGCTGGGGCATGGCCGTGGAAATGTACATGAGCTTCCAGGGCGCCAAGTTCGACCCCAAGAAGATCGACAACATCGACGAGGTGATGGAGGCCGACGAGCAGGGCGTGAAGCTCGACAAAGACATCACGCTCAACGCCATCTACTTTGAGCTGCCAGTGCTGGCCAAGTTCTACGTCACGCCACGCTTGAGCATCGACTTGGGCCCGCAGCTGGGCATAGCGGCGCAAAACCACCTGAAGATGGGCGATGTGCAGGTCGACAAGGTGGGGCGCTCGTTTGAGGCCTGGGACTTGAGTGCCTCGGCAGGCCTCACGTGGTGCGTCACGCCGCGCCTGCTGGTGCAGGCCCGCTACAACCTGAGCTTGATAAAGGTGATGAAAGGCATCGACATCGACGAGTACATGCCGCAGGCGGGCAACCGCAACTACGACGACCGCATCCAGAACCTCCAGCTCTCGGTGGGCTACCGCTTCTGAGCGACAGGGCGCCGAGAGCGGCAAGAATTTAGACCGATTTTTGAAAAAATGTGGGCTTTTTGCTTTTAAATCTTGAGAATATCGATTAATTTTGCAACCGAATTTGCTAAAATGTGAAAGAGCAATGCCGCACAAGCCACACTGGCAGGCGGCGCGGTGCTCTCGCATGGCTGCAGGTTGAAAGAAAAAAAGACTTATATCTTTAATCTAAGTAAATTACAAAGCAAGATATGGCAAACAAGACAAAAGGTAGTGCTCGCACCTCGGTAGAAGGCATCAATGATTCCCTCTCGTCAATCGAGCAAAAGTTGGAGAACAATCAGAAATACATCTACTATGCGCTCATCGCAGTGGCGGTGGTCATCCTGGCCGTGGGCGGATACCTGTGGTATCGCAGCAGTGCCATCGAGAAGGGCAACAAGGAGATAGGCAAGGCCGACATACAGCTGCTCATGTACAACAACCCCGACAGCGCCCTCACGCTCTACAAGCGCGTGGCCGAGCGCAACAGCTTCGGGCCCGCCAACCGCGCCGCCCAGATGGCCGCAACCATCCTGTTCCAGAAGGGCAAGTACGATGAGGCACTCAAGTACTTGAAGAAGAGCAAACCCGAGGGTGACGTGGCCGGCCCGGCCATGAAGTCGCTCGAGGGCGACTGCTATGTCAACAAGAGCCAGGCCAAGGGAGGCAAGCAATACTACAACGAGGCACTCAGCGCCTATGACGAGGCCATAAAGCTCGCCGGCGACAACGAGAACTACACGCCGGTGTTCATGCTCAAGAAGGCCACTGTGCTGCACGCCAACGCAAAATATGCCGACGAGCTCAAGGTGTATGAAGACATGAAGCAGCAGTTCCCCACCTACGCGCTGCAGAACCGCATCAACCTCGACAAGTACATCGAGCGTGCCAAGGCTCTTGCCGGCAAGTGATCGTGCGCCTGAGCGGCGATATCATTCAAGTATATATATTATAATTTTTCAAGAGGCTGGACAACTGCACACCACATTGTCCGGCCTTTTTTTTATGCTTTTTGCCTGGAAAAGCCGTATCTTTGCCACTGCAAAAGAAACAACACAACATCATCATCAAACCATCAAAGCAAAACAAAGCAATGAAGACAATCTACAAGCGCATTCTGCTCAAGCTCAGCGGCGAGTCGCTGGCAGGCGAGCAGGGCTTCGGCATCGACCAGCAGCGCGTGGCCGACTATAGCGAGCAAATCAAGGAAATCGTCGACGCTGGCGTCGAGGTGGCTGTCGTGATAGGCGGCGGCAACATCTTCCGCGGCCTCAAGGGCGCCGCCCAGGGTGTCGACCGCGTGAAAGGCGACTACATGGGCATGCTGGCCACGGTGATCAACTCGCTGGCCCTCTCGAGCGGCCTCGACGCCGTGGGGCAGCCCTCGCAGGTGCTCACAGCCGTGGGCATGTTTCCCATAGGCGAGCAGTACAGCAAGTGGCGTGCCATCGAGGCCATGCAGCAGGGCAAGGTAGCCATCATGTCGTGCGGCACGGGCAACCCGTTTTTCACCACCGACACGGGCTCGGCCCTGCGCGGCATCGAGGTGGGGGCCGACGTGATGCTCAAGGGCACGCGCGTCGACGGCATCTACACGGCCGACCCCGAGAAAGACCCCACGGCCACCAAGTTTGACCGCATCACCTACGACGAGATCTACCGCCGCGGGCTGAAAGTGATGGACATGACGGCCACCATCATGTGCAAGGAAAACAACCTGCCCATACACGTGTTCAACATGGACGTGAAGGGCAACCTGCGCAAGGTGGTGAGCGGCGAGCCGTGCGGCACCGTCGTGTACCAGGACAACACCGGCCGGTAAAAGCTATCGTTTTTCTTCTCACGCCACGCCCGCAGCGCAGAGACAGACAGGGCTACATGTACTGCATCTGCACGTAGTGGCACACACACAGCGTCACCGCCAGCACGAGGGCATAGACTGCCGCAAAGGTGCACAGCGCGTGACGCATTTTCTTGTCGCGCCACTGGCACAGCACATAGACGGCGATCACCACAAACAGCGGTTGCAGCGGCAGCGTGTAGCGCGCCACCGAGCCGCCGGTGGCATAGGCCACAGCCAGGAAGCACGCCACAGGCCACAGCGCCAGCCAGCCCAGCGAGCGAGCACGCCGCCAGCTCATAAACAGGAAGTAGAACAGCGACAGCCCGCCCACGGCATACCACGTGCAGGTGGTGCGCGACAAGATGTTGAGCACGCTGTAGTCGCCCCTGAGCCAGGGGAAGGGCACCAGGTAGAGCGCCGTGGCCGTGACGGGGGTGAGCAGCACCTTGAGCCACAGCGGGTGGTAGAAGTAGTCGCCCAGCACCGCGCGCAAGGGCTGCTGCGAGGGGCCCACAATGTACATCTCGCTCATGCGGTCGGCACTGCGGGTGGTGTTGACCAGGGTGCGCACCTGGTGGTAGAAGTAGGCCTCGCGGGCAAACACCTCGGTGCCCAGCACAAAGAGCACCAGGGTGATGAGCAGCAGCGCCCCGCCGCGCCGCCAGTTGCGCCGCCAGTCATGGGCCACGGCCAGCACGATGCCCGCCGCCACAAAATAGGCCATGGTGCCGCGCGTGGAAATGAGCATGCCGGCACCCAGAAAGAACACAAGCGTCTCGCGCCAGAGCTTTGCGCCGTGCAAGGTCTCGCTCCGGGCCAGGCCCGAGAGCACATAGCCCACCATGGCCATGCCCATGTAGTTGAGCGCCTCCTTCTGCAAGAGCGCCCCCTGCGAGAGCATGTAGGTAGACAGCGCCATGAGCAGCATGGCCAGCAGCATGACCTGGCGGCCGCCGCTCTCGAGGCGGCCGGCCAACAGGCGGCACGCCATGAACCCGAACACCACCATCGAGAGCAACGTGAGCATGTAGTTCACCGCCATGGGCCACACCAGGCTCACGCCCAGCAGCTTCCACGTGAGGTAGATCATGGCCGGCAGCCCGTAGTAGTGCACATTGCGCTGGGGCGGCACGCTGCCGTCGTAGTAGTGCAAGGCACACTTATAGTACTTGCCGCCGTCGCTCAAGATGTGGGGAGCATCGAGGGGGCGCCCGGCGTGCACAGTCCACGACCACATGTTGTAGACTGCAAAAGCCATGAGCCCTGCACCCACCACATAGAGCAGCACAAGGCTGCCCGTGGAGCAGTGGCGCGAGCGCGACAACACGGCACGCGGCACGGCATAGCCCACGGCCATGGCTGCAACGATGCGGGCGGCGTCGGGCATGGCGAAGTATCGCCAGGTGAGCACCGCGGCCACGGCAAGCGATAGCAGCTCGAGCAAGAGCAGCCCACGGCGCAGGCGCGGCGAGGGAGTGGCGGTGATTTTTTCCATCAAGTACATAATTTGACACAAAAGTAATGCTTTTATTCGGTATCTTGCCAAAGTTTCATGCAATGTTGATTGCAGTGTGGCCAATATTTCCTATCTTTGCTTAGTCTACTTCACAGGAAATCATGACGAGCGACAAGGAAATGATGCGTATCGATGTGGATGAGGTGTTGCGCAAGCGCATGCCCCGGTACTACCGGCACATTCCAAAGTGGCTGACGGGCTGGCTCAAGCGCACCATTCACCAAGACGAGCTCAACGCCATCTTGCAGCACATGACGGCCCAGCCGGGCGGCGTGGAGGCTGCCGATGCCGCCCTGAGCGACCTGCAAGTCACGGCCACCCTGGTGGGCGGCCACAACGTGCCCAGCCAGGGGCGCTACATCTTTGTGAGCAACCACCCGCTGGGCGGCCTCGACGGGCTGTCGCTCATCTCGGTGCTGGGCCACAAGTACGACGGGCACATACGCTTCCTGGTCAACGACCTGCTCATGGCCGTGAAGCCCCTGCAAGGCATCTTCCTGCCCGTCAACAAGTACGGGCGCCAGAGCCGCCTGGCCGCAGTCGAAATCGAGCGCCAGTACCAGGGCGACAACCAGATGATCACCTTCCCGGCCGGGCTGTGCTCGCGCATGACGGGCAGCGGCGAGATTCACGACCTGGAGTGGCACAAGATGGTGGTGACCCACGCCCTGCACAGCCACCGCGACGTGGTGCCCCTGTACTTCGACGGGCGCAACTCGGGTTTCTTCTACCGGCTGGCGCGCTGGCGCAAGCGGCTGGGCCTCAAGTTCAACTACGAGATGGTGTATCTGCCCGGCGAGATGTTCAAGTGCCGCGGCAGCAACTTCAAGATCTATGTGGGGCAGCCCGTGCCGTGGCAGTCGCTCGATGCCAGGCACCCGGCGCAGGAAGCGCGCCGCCTGTGCAGCATGACCTACGGGCTCAGGCCCGCCAAGGAAAAGGAATAGTAAATGACACATATACATCACAGCAAGATGGTTGAAAAAATTATTGATCCTGTCGACCCAGCCCTCATCGAGCAAGAGCTCACACCCGAGCGCTTCCTGCGCCGCACCAACAAGGCCGACAACGTGATCTATGTTGTCGACGCCAAGTGCGCCCCCCACACGATGCGCGAGATAGGGCGCCTGCGCGAGATTTCGTTCAGGGCCTCGGGCGGCGGCACGGGCAAGGCCTGCGACATCGACGAGTTTGACCTCATGGCTCCGCCGTGCCGGCAGCTGCTGGTGTGGAACCCGCACAAGCGCGAAATCATAGGTGCCTACCGCTTTATCGCCGGCAACGACATCAAGACCAATGCCGACGGCTCGCCCCGCATAGCCATGGGGCACATGTTCAGGTTCTCGCCCGCCTTCATGCGCGACTACCTGCCCGTGACCATAGAGCTGGGCCGATCGTTTGTGCGCCCCGAGTACCAGTCGACCCACGCCGGCGTGAAGGCCATCTTTGCCCTCGACAACCTGTGGGACGGCCTGGGCGCGCTCACCGTGGTGCACCCCGAGATGAAATACCTCATGGGCAAGATGACCATGTATCCCGCCTACCGGCACGACTGCCGCAACCTGCTGCTGGCCTTCCTCAACCTCTACTTCCCCGACCCCGACGTGCTGGTGCGGCCCATCGACCCGCTCGAGACCAATGCCGACGAGCAAGAGCTGGAGTCGTTCTTCGCCGGCAACGACTTCAAAGAGGACTACCGGCGGCTCAACGCCTACATACGCGACCACGGCATCAACATCCCTCCGCTGGTGAATGCCTACATGAGCCTGTCGCCCAAGATGCGCATGTTTGGCACAGCCATCAACCACGAGTTTGGCGAGGTGGAGGAGAGCGGCATCTTCTTCAAAATCGACGAGATTGCCAACCAGAAGAAAAGCCGCCACATCGACACCTACATAAAAGACAGCATGTAGCGTGCGCACAGGCCTGCGACACACTACCCAACAGCTACCGATGAAACTGAGACTCAACACACTCGCACTGCTCGCGGCAGCCATGACCAGCACCCTGGCCACGGCCGCACAAGGAGGCATCGACTATGAGGCTGGCGTGACCGTGAATGCCGGCAGCAGCCACCTGGCCCCCTACTACATCGCCTCCAACCGCGGCGGCACGCTCACCCAGCAATACGGCACGCTGGCATTTGCCAGCGCCGTGCACGAGCTCGACACGGCCCGGCGCGTGTCGTGGGGCTTCGGCGCCGAGGCATGGGCAGGCTACAGCTCGAGTGCCGACTACGACCGCTACAGCGTGGCCGGCGACCTCTTCTACAACAACAGCCAGCACCCGGCCCGCCTGTGGGTGCAGCAACTCTACATCGAGGGCAAGTACCGCTCGGTGAGGGCCACGCTGGGAGCCAAGACGCTCACCTCGCCAGTGGTGAACCCAGCCCTGTCGAGCGGCGACATGGTGATGAGCGGCAACGCGCGCCTGGGCGGCGGCGTCAACGTGGGCTTTGTCGACTTCCAGCCCGTGCCCTTCACCCACGGCTGGCTCCAGCTGTGCGGGCAGGTGGGCTACTGGCGCACGGGCGACAGCCAGTGGCTCAAGCACCACTACAACTACTACAACAACTTCTTGACCACCGGCACGTGGTTCAACTACAAGTATGCCCACTTCCGCACCCGCCCCGACCAGCCCGTGGTGGTGACCTTCGGCATGCAGGCCGCCTACCAGTTTGGCGGCACCCAGGTGAAATATGACCACGGCATCGAGACCGGGCGCGTCAAGATGAAAAGCGACATGAAGGCCATCTTTCGCAGCATGATACCCGGCAGCGGCGGCGGCAACGCGGGCGACACCTTTGTCGAGGGCAACCACGTGGGCTCGTGGGACGTGGCCCTGGAGTGCCGCCTGCCCCGCGAAGCCCGCCTGCGCGCCTACCACGAGCGCCTGTGGGAAGACGGCAGCGGCATCGGCTTCCAGAACGGCTTCGACGGCCTGTGGGGCATCGAGTACCGCGCCGGCCACAGCGGCCCTGTCGAGGGCGTGGTGCTCGAGTGGGTAGAGCTCACCAACCAGAGCGGCCCCATCCACTTCAACCCGGCCGACCACGAGGGCAACCAGCTCACAGGCCAGGCCACCGGCGCCGACAACTACTACAACAACTATGCCTACAACGGCTATGCCAGCCACGGCATGTCGATAGGGTCGCCCTTTGTGAAGGCACCCCTCTACAACACCAACGGCTACATGGGCTATCTCGACACCCAGATGCGCGGTCTGCACTTGGGCATCGCGGGCACCGTGGCGCCAGGCATTGGCTACCGTGCCCTGGCCAGCTACCGCCGCGCTTGGGGCACGCCCTTCCTGCCTCGCGTCGAGGGAGCCGGCTGCACCTCGCTGCTGGTCGAGACCGTGATCGTGCCCGCATGGATGCGCCAGCTCACCCTCAAGGCACAGTTTGCCTGCGACCTGGGCAAGCTCTACGGCGACAACGCCGGCGCCCTGGTATCGATCACCTATCACGGCAACCTAAACTTCAAGAAACGATGAAAGCATTACTCCATACACTACTGTGCACCCTCGTGGTGCTCGCTGCCGGGTGGGCAACCCAGTCGTGCACCCACAACGGCGGCGACGTGAGCCCCTGGTGGGGCACTTGGCACGTGGAGAGCGTCGAGGCCCAGGGCAAGCCAGTGACCACTATCGCAGGCGACTTCTTCTTCCAGTTCCAGGGCGAAGTGGTGCGCTTGAGCTGGCGCAACGACCGCTACGACAGCGCCGAGAGCTACGGCAACTGGAGCGAGGGCCAGGGCACCATCACCATGCGCTTTGTCAACCCCGACGCGCAGCCGCTCGCCCTGCCAGGCCTGGGCGCGACCACCACTTTCACCATCGAGCACAAGAGCCACCAGCGCATCGTGCTCTCGACAGTGGCCCAGGGCGCGAGCTACCGCTACACGCTCAAGAAAGTGGTATAGTGTTGCTTTTTTCGCCCCAAAGTCGTAACTTTGCACACCGCAACAATATTGGAAACAATTCACAACTAAACGTTTATCATTCAATCGATGGATAATAAAATCAACTTTGTAAAAGAACTTGAATGGCGTGGCATGATCAACAACATCATGCCAGGCACCGACGAACAACTCAACCGCGAGATGACATCGGCCTACGTGGGCATCGACCCCACGGCCGACTCACTGCATATAGGCCACCTGGTGGGCATCATGATGCTCAAGCACTTCCAGCGCGCCGGCCACCGGCCCATCGCCCTCATAGGCGGCGCCACCGGCATGATAGGCGACCCCTCGATGAAGTCGCAAGAGCGCGTGCTCATCGACGAGCCCACCCTGCGCCACAACCAGGAGTGCATACGCCGCCAGCTGGCCAAGTTTCTCGACTTCGACAGCGACGCCCCCAACCACGCCATCCTGGTCAACAACTACGACTGGATGAAAAACTACAGCTTCCTGCAGTTCATACGCGACATTGGCAAGCACATCACCGTCAACTACATGATGGCCAAGGACTCGGTCAAGAAGCGCCTGGCCGCCAACGCCGACCACGGCATGTCGTTCACCGAGTTCTCCTACCAGCTGTTGCAGGGCTACGACTTCCTGCACCTGTACCGCGCCGAGGGCTGCAAGCTGCAGATGGGCGGCAGCGACCAGTGGGGCAACATCACCACCGGCACCGAGCTCATACGCCGCATGGACGGCGGCGAGGCCTATGCCATCACCTGCCCCCTGATCACCAAGGCCGACGGCACCAAGTTTGGCAAGACCGAGGGCGGCAACGTGTGGCTCGACCCCAAGCGCACCTCGCCCTACAAGTTCTACCAGTTCTGGGTGAACGTGAGCGACGCCGATGCTGCCAAGTATATCAAAATCTTCACCGACCTCACCCAAGACGACATCGCCGCCCTCGAGCAGCAACAGGCCGCCGACCCCGGCCAGCGCCCCCTGCAGAAGCGCCTGGCCAAGGAAATCACCACCATGGTGCACAGCGCCCAGGACTACGAGACCGCAGTCGAGGCCTCGCAAATCCTCTTCAGCAACAAGGCCAACGACATCCTGCACAAGATCGACGAGGCCACGCTGCTCAGCGTCTTCGAGGGCGTGCCGCAGTTTGAGGTGAGTCGCGACCGCCTCTCGGCCGGCATCCCCGCCATCCAGCTGCTCACCGACGAGGCCGCCGTCTTCTCCAGCAAGGGCGAAATGCGCAAGATGACACAGGGCGGCGGCGTGAGCATCAACAAGGAGAAACTCACCGACCCCAACGCCACTATCGACGCCAGCCACCTGCTCAACGGCAAGTACATCCTGGCCCAGCGCGGCAAGAAAAACTACTACCTGCTCATCGCCAAGTAGCCACAGCCGCCAGCGTGCTGCCAGGCGGCAGCACGACAGCCCGCCACAACACACAGCGAGGGAGTGCCCCACCCACGGGAGCCTCCCTCGCTTTTGATTTCACACCCCGCTGCCACGGGAGTCTCGCGTCACGTGCCACCATTAGTCCCCTGGCATTTTGTGGGTGAAGAATGGGCGGGCTGGCGGCGGGGCATGGCTTGGCACGCGACCCTTGCGCGGTGGCCCGCACGGCGGCAGGGGCGTGTTTACATCTATTAATAGTCGCGATGGGAGAAAGTCGGGTTTTTATTTGTAATTTTGCCCAAAAACAAGGATAACATGAAGCGTATTCTCACAACGATTGTCATCGCCCTGGCCTTCAGCATCATGTCGCTGGCCCAGGGCTATGCCCAGGCCTACTTCCCGGTGCGCCTGCACGACTTTGGGTACATCAAGGAGGAGAAGGGTCCTGTGTCCTACACCTTCGAGCTCGAGAACAAGGGCACCAAGCCGCTCATCATCGTGCAGGTCACGGCCTCGTGCGGCTGCACGCGGCCCGAGTACTCGACGCGGCCCATCAAGCCTGGCAAGAAAGGCAAGATCCAGGTCACCTACAGCCCCTACGGGCGGCCGGGAGCCTTTGAAAAAATCATAAAAGTGAAGACCAACGGCCGCGAGAAGCGCACCCTGCTTGTGATCTCGGGCACTGTGATACCACGAGGCAAGAAATGAAACGAAGCATCGAGCTACACGAGTTGCTGCGCTGCACTGTGGCAGTGCTGGCGCTGGCGCTGTGGCTGCCGGCCGCATGGGGGCAGGGCGTGCCCACGTGGGTAGAGCAGGTGCACGACTTCGGCACCTTCAAGGAGGAGCTCAACACCGTGACCTGCACCATGCGCGTGGTGAACACGGGCGACTCGGCCATGGTCATCACCCGCGTGCAGCCCAACTGCGGCTGCACTGTGGCCCAATACAGCCACGAGGTGATGCAGCCTGGCGACACTGGCAGCGTCACGCTCACCTACAACGCCCGCCACATTCCAGGCCAGTTTGAGAAGAAGGTGCTGGTCTACACCAGCGGGCGGCCGCGCAAGACGGTGCTCACCATCAAGGGCAAGGTCATAGGCACGCCCGAGACCGTGAGCGACACCTACCCCTTTGCCGTGGGGCCGCTGCGCCTGAGCACGGGCAACTTGCCGCTGGGCGAGATCTACAAGGGCAAGGCCACCGATGCCTACATAAGCGGCTACAACACCGCCCCCGACACCATGCTCGTGAGCCTGGGCCGCGACATGCCTGCCACCATCTCGGCCCACGCCGTGCCCGACACCGTCGAGCCTGGCGGCCTCTTTATCATCTCGGTCTACTACCGCACGGCCCAAGCCAGGCTGTGGGGGCTCAACATCGACACGCTGAGCGTGCTGGCCACACCGCTGCACGCCACGTCGACAGCCACGAGCGGCGCTGCCAAGGTGAGCGTGATGTGCAACGTGAAAGAGGACTTCTCGCGCCTGGGCGACAAGCAGCGGCGCCAGGCCCCCGTAGTGGAGCTCTCGGCCACCAAGGTCGACTTTGGCGACGTGGCGGCAGGCACGGGTGCGGTCGAGCGCACGTTGCAGGTCAAGAACACCGGCCGCCACGCGCTCAAGCTGCGGCGGCTCTTTGTGCCCGGCGGCGAGGGCATCACGGCCACTTGCGACCAGGCCGAGATCAAGCGGGGGCGCACGGCCACCGTCACCTTGCGCCTCGACCCCAGCCGGCGCCGCGGCACGGTGGTGAACACGAGCCTCAACGTCATCACCAACGACCCCTACACCCCGCAGTCGCTGGTGCGGCTCGTGGGCATCGTGCACTGAAACGGGTGCAAGCACAATCACAAGCAAAAAGAAACCTCTTAACTACATCAACAATCGAAATGAGCACAACAAAAATCATCAAGCACACCGACGAGAATCCACAGGTCGAACACCCCGAGAACGAGGCCTGCTACAGCGGCCTGCAAGTGAACGCAGGCATCGAGCAGCCACCCGTGATCAACCCCTACCTGAAACACCGCAAGCACAGGCCGCAGCTCACGGCCGCCGACTATGTCGAGGGCCTGCGCAAGGGCGACACCACCATTCTGGGGCAGGCAGTGACCCTGGTCGAGAGCCTGCTGCCCGAGAAGCAAGCCGTGGCCCAGGAAGTGATCGAAAAGTGCCTGCCCTATGCGGGCAAGAGCCGCCGCATAGGCATCACCGGCGTGCCCGGCGCCGGCAAGAGCACCTCGATCGACGTCTTCGGCACCTACCTGCTCGACCGCAACCCCGCCGACAAGCTGGCCGTGCTGGCCATCGACCCCAGCAGCGAGCGCTCCAAGGGCTCGATACTGGGCGACAAGACCCGCATGGAGAAACTCTCGATACATCCCCGCGCCTTCATTCGCCCTTCGCCATCGGCCGGCTCGCTGGGCGGCGTGGCACGCAAGACCCGCGAGACGATAGTGCTGTGCGAGGCCGCCGGCTACAACCACATCTTTGTCGAGACCGTGGGCGTGGGCCAGAGCGAGACCGCCGTGCACTCGATGGTCGACTTCTTCCTGCTCATTCAGATTGCCGGCGCCGGCGACGAGCTGCAAGGCATCAAGCGCGGCATCATGGAGATGGCCGACGCCATCGCCATCAACAAGGCCGACGGCGACAACGTGGACCGCGCCAAGATTCAGGCCGCCGAGTTCCAGAATGCCCTCCACCTCTATCCCCTGCCTCCCAGCGGCGTCGAGCCCAAGGTCACGACCTACTCGGGCTACTACAACCTCAACATCGACACGCTGTGGCACATCATCGACGACTACTTCCAGGCTGTGGACCGCAACGGCTACTTCCAGGAGCGCCGCCGCCAGCAAGAGAAGTACTGGATGTATGAGACCATCAACGAGCAACTCAAAAGCAACTTCTACAACGACCCCGAAATCGACGACCTGCTGCGCATCAAGCAGCGCATGGTGCTCGACAACAAGCAGTCGTCGTTTGTGGCCGCTGGCGACATATTGAAATTTTATTTCGACAAACTAAAAAAAACAGATTGATTATGAACCGACTGATGCATATCGTGGCACTGCTGGCAGTGATACTGCTGTGTGCCAATTGCTCGA
This window contains:
- a CDS encoding porin family protein — encoded protein: MTKTAKRLLLAAMLLLASVPATKAGESLGAYLKAGFNMSNYVMGEMPHGMKPGFHFGAGYEYRMAPRWGMAVEMYMSFQGAKFDPKKIDNIDEVMEADEQGVKLDKDITLNAIYFELPVLAKFYVTPRLSIDLGPQLGIAAQNHLKMGDVQVDKVGRSFEAWDLSASAGLTWCVTPRLLVQARYNLSLIKVMKGIDIDEYMPQAGNRNYDDRIQNLQLSVGYRF
- a CDS encoding tetratricopeptide repeat protein, coding for MANKTKGSARTSVEGINDSLSSIEQKLENNQKYIYYALIAVAVVILAVGGYLWYRSSAIEKGNKEIGKADIQLLMYNNPDSALTLYKRVAERNSFGPANRAAQMAATILFQKGKYDEALKYLKKSKPEGDVAGPAMKSLEGDCYVNKSQAKGGKQYYNEALSAYDEAIKLAGDNENYTPVFMLKKATVLHANAKYADELKVYEDMKQQFPTYALQNRINLDKYIERAKALAGK
- the pyrH gene encoding UMP kinase; this translates as MKTIYKRILLKLSGESLAGEQGFGIDQQRVADYSEQIKEIVDAGVEVAVVIGGGNIFRGLKGAAQGVDRVKGDYMGMLATVINSLALSSGLDAVGQPSQVLTAVGMFPIGEQYSKWRAIEAMQQGKVAIMSCGTGNPFFTTDTGSALRGIEVGADVMLKGTRVDGIYTADPEKDPTATKFDRITYDEIYRRGLKVMDMTATIMCKENNLPIHVFNMDVKGNLRKVVSGEPCGTVVYQDNTGR
- a CDS encoding 1-acyl-sn-glycerol-3-phosphate acyltransferase: MTSDKEMMRIDVDEVLRKRMPRYYRHIPKWLTGWLKRTIHQDELNAILQHMTAQPGGVEAADAALSDLQVTATLVGGHNVPSQGRYIFVSNHPLGGLDGLSLISVLGHKYDGHIRFLVNDLLMAVKPLQGIFLPVNKYGRQSRLAAVEIERQYQGDNQMITFPAGLCSRMTGSGEIHDLEWHKMVVTHALHSHRDVVPLYFDGRNSGFFYRLARWRKRLGLKFNYEMVYLPGEMFKCRGSNFKIYVGQPVPWQSLDARHPAQEARRLCSMTYGLRPAKEKE
- a CDS encoding GNAT family N-acetyltransferase, with product MVEKIIDPVDPALIEQELTPERFLRRTNKADNVIYVVDAKCAPHTMREIGRLREISFRASGGGTGKACDIDEFDLMAPPCRQLLVWNPHKREIIGAYRFIAGNDIKTNADGSPRIAMGHMFRFSPAFMRDYLPVTIELGRSFVRPEYQSTHAGVKAIFALDNLWDGLGALTVVHPEMKYLMGKMTMYPAYRHDCRNLLLAFLNLYFPDPDVLVRPIDPLETNADEQELESFFAGNDFKEDYRRLNAYIRDHGINIPPLVNAYMSLSPKMRMFGTAINHEFGEVEESGIFFKIDEIANQKKSRHIDTYIKDSM
- a CDS encoding capsule assembly Wzi family protein, yielding MKLRLNTLALLAAAMTSTLATAAQGGIDYEAGVTVNAGSSHLAPYYIASNRGGTLTQQYGTLAFASAVHELDTARRVSWGFGAEAWAGYSSSADYDRYSVAGDLFYNNSQHPARLWVQQLYIEGKYRSVRATLGAKTLTSPVVNPALSSGDMVMSGNARLGGGVNVGFVDFQPVPFTHGWLQLCGQVGYWRTGDSQWLKHHYNYYNNFLTTGTWFNYKYAHFRTRPDQPVVVTFGMQAAYQFGGTQVKYDHGIETGRVKMKSDMKAIFRSMIPGSGGGNAGDTFVEGNHVGSWDVALECRLPREARLRAYHERLWEDGSGIGFQNGFDGLWGIEYRAGHSGPVEGVVLEWVELTNQSGPIHFNPADHEGNQLTGQATGADNYYNNYAYNGYASHGMSIGSPFVKAPLYNTNGYMGYLDTQMRGLHLGIAGTVAPGIGYRALASYRRAWGTPFLPRVEGAGCTSLLVETVIVPAWMRQLTLKAQFACDLGKLYGDNAGALVSITYHGNLNFKKR
- the tyrS gene encoding tyrosine--tRNA ligase; amino-acid sequence: MNFVKELEWRGMINNIMPGTDEQLNREMTSAYVGIDPTADSLHIGHLVGIMMLKHFQRAGHRPIALIGGATGMIGDPSMKSQERVLIDEPTLRHNQECIRRQLAKFLDFDSDAPNHAILVNNYDWMKNYSFLQFIRDIGKHITVNYMMAKDSVKKRLAANADHGMSFTEFSYQLLQGYDFLHLYRAEGCKLQMGGSDQWGNITTGTELIRRMDGGEAYAITCPLITKADGTKFGKTEGGNVWLDPKRTSPYKFYQFWVNVSDADAAKYIKIFTDLTQDDIAALEQQQAADPGQRPLQKRLAKEITTMVHSAQDYETAVEASQILFSNKANDILHKIDEATLLSVFEGVPQFEVSRDRLSAGIPAIQLLTDEAAVFSSKGEMRKMTQGGGVSINKEKLTDPNATIDASHLLNGKYILAQRGKKNYYLLIAK